The following nucleotide sequence is from Tenrec ecaudatus isolate mTenEca1 chromosome X, mTenEca1.hap1, whole genome shotgun sequence.
TTTAGGATTGTCTTCGGCAGTTGCTTTTGCAAATACACCAACGGTGGGCAAACTACTATCCACAAGGCCAATAGCTTCATAACCAACATCTGGGCCCAAGTCGCTCCTtaggaggaaaaagagaagagaagggTGGGCAGCGTAAGCAGCAGTGTGGTCAACATGCTCTCTCAGGCGTCTTTCAGGCACGGCCTTGTTACActaaccaaagaacaaaaagacaCATGCCAAACGCGTCCGCCTCCCACAAGGGTGGCAAGGGGCAACCAGGAGAAAGGTGTGCTAGCCCTGTGTCACAGGTCACAGCCCATACATGGCACCCTTCTTAGCCTTGGAGTCCAGTACACatttggggaggggtggtggtggtggtgatgcatGCCAGGCTTTCGCTACGCACTCCTTTCCTTGGAACTTGTCTGGAAATGGCTTTTTTGGAACTTCAAAGGGGGCCCCCCATGTTTACAGAATCTGGGATTGAGGTGCTTGAGGGTACCATCAACTGACAATATTTTCTCTGGGCCTTCGTTTTTTGTTTTCAGCTTTCAAAATTCTTCCCTTTACTTTCCCCCCATCTGCTCCACCAGATTCATGGATATTGTCCCAACAAAGGTAAAGAACTAGGTACGTATCACTGGGTCTTGCTCCTACTCTCGCTCTCACACCTGTGCAGCCTGCCAGGCTACGCAGACATCTGTTTCTGGAAGCCTGGCAGCACAGGGCTGGAGACAGAACACTGGCCTCTGTGGCCTTTAGTTCTTACCAACCTCACAGTGCCTGTCCTGCCTCAATCACATTTTGCGGGCCGGCACCCTCAACTGCCCAGTGCTTTCCCCCAGGCCTTCCCTTTCCAAGCCTGGAACGCTTTCTTGTGAAGGGGAACCTTCATCCACTTGGTCATTTTCTCTTAACTGTTCTTGAAAACGTTGCCAAAAGATTGTCCTCGTGCCTTCCACTGTGCTGGGAACCTCACTGATTATTTTGGGTGCAgacagccccccccccgcccccagcccacaGTTTTGTCCGAATGGAGGACGCTGTAGCCACTTTGTTTCTGGTATCTGCAGTCTTGCTATCTTTTTGGTCACAGCAGCTTGCTGGCTGGGTATCTTCAGGGCCCTAGCTGATAACTGTATAGCTCAGGACCATTGTTTTCCTAATGGCAGTCTCTTCCATGAGCTGACCCTGAAACTCATCTGTTATTTCTTTGTTGGCCACTCATCAAGCTGCATGTGATCTCCTACAATGTCCTCCCATCCGCTGAGAAGTCCGCCGACAGGAACAGCCAGAGAGGCCCTGAaaccttgactttttttttatgTAGAACCTCTTTCAAATCAACAAAGCCCCAAAGACTCAACTAGGGCCAGCCTTAGCACTCAGCGAGGCTCTGAATGGCTACCTGCAGGGAGGGTTACAGACAAGTGGGCTGTGTCCCCCCCACCGCAGCACTCAGCGAGGCTCTGAAGGGCCATCTACAGGAAAGGCGGCAGATGAATGGGTTGTGCCCTCCATCTCCCTCAGCACTGAGAAAGGGTCTGAATGGCTATCTGCAGGGAGGGTTATAGATGAGAGTGGGATGCACTGCCTCCCCCAGTAGGTTGGGTTCAGTGGGGTTAGCAGCACAGAACAAAACAGAATAGAATCTAGACCTTagaaacacccccctccccccgcagaaCTCTGATCAAATGGCTTCTCTGGGTTAGAATGCACAAAGATGTTGAGATGAAACTGGCTCCTCCTCCCAAACCCTAGTCCCATTAAATCTGTGTTCAAGTGAATTCAGGTCCTAAGGAACATGACGGTTACCAGAACATTGATTGGTGCCAGTAGGGTTTGGCAGCGCCGGTCATGTTTTCTCCAGCTAGGCGTCCGCTGACGACAGCATGATCGTGGTGCTCTACTCGCCTCCTGCCCAGTTTGATGTCATAGAAGCACGCAGCGTCTCCTGCCTTGGGGAACCCACATAGAACACgaggcaggagagggaaaacacagGAGTTCAAAAGTCAGAACAacaggggagaagaggggaggtgCTCAAAGAACCCCTATAACATTCACAAATAAATATTTCCCTCTATACTACAGAACAGGCATACCCCAACTGTCAAAACTGGTAGCGAGACCATCTATGCGGATTTATTTGAGGCTTCCCACAAGTCAACCTGAGCCTTCCTGATTTCAATGGAGACCCCGACGCTCCTCATTTGGCCCTTCTCAGGGACAAACTAGTGAATACCACGATTGGCAGACTATTCTAACACAAGCAGCCCCATTTTGACATGTGATCACCTCCCACATATATACCTTTTGAAaagtacattttctttctttcctttatggTTGCTCAGTCTTCACTTAACAGCTACTTGCTGAGGACATGGTGTGGTCAAGGCACTACTATGTCACTGAGATTGCGGGGATGAACTGACGCAGCCTTGGCCGACAATGGGTGCATGGCCCCTTAGAGAAAGCTATAGTCCCGGCCACAATTACAAATGCACAGCCGAGCTGAGCCAAGTGTGATTGGCAGAGAGTGGGCCagccgttgtgtgtgtgtgtgtgtgtgtgtgtgtgtgtgtgtgtgtgtgtgtgtgtgtgtgtaacagggCCGGCTTTGAGAAGGATGTGGTCTTTGACATCTCTAGCCTTTTGTTCATCTTTGTGACTATCCAAACTCCCTCCTTGAAACCACCTTTACAGCCCCCCAAGTGAAATCCATTCAATGGAATATTAGCCAGTCATTGGGCTgcaaacaggagccctggtggcatagtggttacccgttgggctgtgatctgcaaggtcagcattcaaagccacaagctgctctatggaagaaagatgtggctttctacttcccgtaaagagttacagtctcggaaacccagaggggcagttctactctgagctatagggttgctatgtgtcggaatggactcaatggtagtgagtttggttttggtttggcctTCTGAAACAGCCCAAAGTCAcacagaaaacattttattatattaGTACAGGGGACAAAAAACACAGGCTACCAATGTGTCTAAGTGGCATTTACCACAGACCCCTGGAAAACAAAGGTGAAACTCAGGCCCTTAAAAACAAAGATTTTCTGGGTGGCTGTAGGTGGGTGACTGGTCCCCTTTCCCTGCGCCTGAGTGTGCATTTAGAACTAGGACGagttaccttaaaaaaaaaagcgttTTCaaggtaaacaaaacaaaacaaaaaacctatccACCAGCCCTCCTGCGTTCCTGTGTCCTGAGTTGGAGAGCCCCAAATCAAACACAATACACTTGTGACGACCTAACAATGGGGGGAATTACCTCATGGTTCCTACGGGTGCTAGTCttgtttgtgtcatttttaaaaacaactaaaAATAGTACTACAAGGAAAATGAAAGCCGGGCTTTTCCTTTCGAGGGAATCTGTACAGAGCTGCTGCGCCCTCCATTCCTTGGGCTCAGGCCGGAGCAAGGGGTGGGCAGGGCCAGCTGGAAGCCGGGCTTCGGCGGCCTACGGGGGACAATTCTGCCACTGTGCTGTGTTCATTTCCCCTCGCCTGCAGCAGTTCTGTTTCTCCTCTTGCTATGCTGTCAGGCTGTGGGGCAGCTGTCATGAGTGACCCCAGGGTgcagggggaggtggggcgggGTCACACTTACCACCCAGATGTTGGAGCGAGCTTGGAGCTCTGCATTTACCCGGAAGCCTCCAAAGTCTGAGTCGATTTCTAGCCCGCCAGTTTTGGCCAATTCCACATTGGGCTCCAGGCCCACAGCTGCCACTATGTGGTCAGTTTCTACCTGGGGTGGTTGGGGGGCAGAAAGCAAAAGTTCCGCTTTGGTCCTTGTTGAGATTCACACGAGCAAGTGTGTGGGGAATTCCCATTGTGCTCCATGTACCCACAGTTTGTGATGAGCCATGCGACGAGGGCGGGTGGGGAACAGTTAATTTTAGGAATTATGATGGGTGAATGGCAGCTGCCAAGAAATGAGTGTATTGGTCGCAAACCAAGGAAAGCCAAtggacaggagagaggagagtGTGCAGGTCTGCTGGCAGCCTCCCAGCCCATCCTTATTGTCCTGCCTCCTTACCTTCCTGCCATCTTTCAGCTTGATGAGTAATTTGCCGCCGCTGACCCCCACTGACTGCACGATTGCATTGGGAATCACCTGAACCCCTTCTGTAAAGGTAAACGAGACCTTTGGCTGAGTTGTTCAGCCTACCTCCTTTCCACAAAGGAGGGACGCCAACCAGAGGCATCTCATGGCAAATCCCGGACCGGCTAGGATGTGGGCAGCCTCAGTGAGCTCAGAGTGGGGGAAGCATTTCTCTGGCTGGGTGATAGAGCTTAGGCCAGGAAGCATACACTGCCTTCGTCTGAACTGGGAGAAGAGAAGGACTGTGGGAAAGGCTCTCTACCTCGTCTGACTTTGTCCATGGTCCAGTTGCTGAGGTATTCCGGGAGAATCTTCCCCATGTTCCCTTTCTCAGGGAAGAGCTGAATCACTTCTGTGCCCAACACTTGAGCTgcaaagaagaaacagatctgGTGTAGCAGGAGGCCACCCAAAGGAGACAGGATGAGAAGTACAAGCAGCAGATGACAGCCACCGACTAAACACGGGGCAAAGCTGCAGCCCAAGCCCAAGCTCCCACTGGGCCCTGGGGCCTGAGGGCCTTGGTGTTGGGAGTTCATTCATCAGGCAACTGCGACAAATGCCAGGACTGCTATCCCTTATACTTATgtgacacccttaggcttacgcaagTGCTTTGGGAATCTCTGACTAGTTAGTACCCTCTGGAGTGGATGCCAGGGCTCCACAGAGCTGAATAATCCCCTTAAGAAACAAGGCAGCCGGCCAATCTGTCAGTGTGCTGAGTAAAGAATGTCTGCCCTGAGCATTGCGGTCTCTGTAAGAACACTTGCAACGGCCTCGCGCAACAAGAGCATCTCGAAAGGTTACACAGTAAGCTCAGTGGAGAAGCTGGATGTTAATCGGCTGGAAGAACAACTCTGAAAAGGCGGGAGAGCTATTGAACTTGAAGGTGGTAAGAGAGGCATGGAATTGTGCAGGTGGAAACTATTGAGTTTATTTTACTGTGTGTCTTTCAACaatagtaaaaaaagaaaaacaaacaaacaaacaaacaagacccaAAGAAAAATGGTTGCCAAGAACTAGTCAAACTTGAACGTCCCATGTCTGAGCAAAAGTTGTGACCTTTATGACAGGGAGCAACAGTTTACAGTGCCTTTCACATATGAACCAGTCCCAAAGACTCCTGTCCTAGAGGCTGGACGGGAGGAAGTTAGCACCCCACTAAATGGCCGAGGTGACAGCTTTTCAATCAGGAAGGCATCCCGTCTTGGAACTAATGTCACCATAGTGGCCCAACCCAATACTTCCTTCAAAGCTGGCAGATCTATCTCTATAGTGGGAAGGCCCCCACCCTAGAGTGTGTGAGGGGTGGCTAGAGGAGTCCAGAGCACCCACTCCCCAATACTCACCCTTTCTCCCAAGAGCACAGGCCAGCTCGCTGCCCAGGAAGCCCCCACCAATAATTGTGATCGATTTGACTTCTCGTGTGATCTTCTCCAAGGCCCTGAAGTCTCCAATCTGCAAGAGCACAGCGAATGAGCCCCACGAGTCCCCAAAGGGGTGGAGGAGGATGACTCGAGGAGTGCTTTGCTTCGACATCTTTGATGGTAATTTGCAGATAAAATCTTTTCCTTATATAAAagtgaaaccaaactcacagccctcaagtcaGTCCCGCCTCACAGCgagactataggacagggtagaacaacccCTCTGGGTTTCAGACTGTCACTCTGCACAGGAGCATAAATCCGAGTCTTTTTCCCTCTGAGCCTCTCCTTATCAGTGGCAGTCAGGGATTTTTCTCCAATACTGTTGCAACATTCTCCCTCTTAGTGATGATCCTCAACTACTGGCGGGGTTTCATGCTCCCTCAATCTAACCCTCCCTGCCTAAGGCACTTATGTCACTGTTTGGAGACCATTTTGGTAGTcagactggggtggggggtgggggctggggccgTGCTACTGGCGTCTAGTGGGAGGAGGCCGGGGATGCTGCCCGACAGGCTACGACACCCCAGCCGGGCCCCACAGTCCGTGGTGCCAAGGCGGAGACAGCCTGTTCAATCAAGCATAACTCTTACCAGCTCTCCACCCCCGCAGCTGCAGAGAGCCAGCTCCTTTGCTTTGTAAGCAAAGCGTGGTGTGAAGAAGCAAAAGCCCTCAGCCCCATGCACTCGGGTACTTCTAGCTTTTCTCCTCAGTGCTTCGACAAGAGCACTTGCGGGGGCAAAACGCCAGGAGCCTAGAAGGCGCACGGCCGGAATGCACCGGGATGCAGCGGCTGTGGAAAGGCAGTCGCAGCACTTGCGCGAAGCGTGGGAGGGAAGGCTAGGGGAAGGGATGGATGGGCTCCAGGCCACGGCTAGACACAGACCTGGGCTGGCTCCAATCCCAGCCAGGCCCCCGAGATGACACTCCACTTCTTCTGAAGCAACACATTTGCAGCCGCAACTTACCTTCCTGAAGAGTGTCGTCCGACTCCTCACCTCTGCGCCAGCCCTATCGATAGCAGACAGATTCCTTGGTGTGCCCCCTGGAAACCACAGGAGGAAACCCTCTTCAGCACAGGGAGCCAATGCAGGATAAACCAAGCCCCCACCCCACGGACAGAGGAGGAACGGCTGCCATCTGGGTGGgggactggggtgggggaggcaggggagctCCCTGCCAGTGCCACCGCAGCGTCAACAGGATATGACCGCTGCACAGCAGCTCTGACCAACTTCCTTTGAGAAGCAGATTTGAGAGTCTCTTGTCAAGGGCCCCATCCTGCTCACTGGGAGCTACGTGTTGCCGTGAGCACTGACCACTTGTTAGGGCTCTGTTTAAGAAATggctgaagagccctggtggagcagtggttacacattgagcggctaactacaaggttagcagttcgaagacAGCTGACTctacaagaaaaagatgaggctcgaCAGTTAACagcgacagccttggaaacccatggggtagtttttctctgtcctatagggttactatgagtcagaatcgctccatggcagtgagtgtttctgGTCCCCTAGGAGTCCTTGGATGGCATGGAAGGGTTAGTGTTCGGCTACCAGCCAAACGGGtgccagttcaaactcacccaaaggcacctgggaagaaaggcctggcaatgtacGTCTTCCCTCCCTAAAGCTAGCCCCTGTTACAGAACAACTGGCTTAGTTCTCTTCTTTGTAGTCTTTGACCCTGACTGGAACTGGTCATGAAGCCATGGGCACTCTGAGTTTTCAGGGCATAGGACAGCCTTCTCCAGTACACAGCCATGCTGCTACCAGGAGTGGCAGGAGTGACCTAGAAGGGCGGGGAGCTAGGACAGGGTACCCGAGAGAAGATGGTCCCTTGGGGGCTACACTTCCAGTCTCTCTTCTGGGTGAGCAATGCCTTCTGAGGAGGAGGGGCTGTATCCAGGCTCAAAGCCTCACCTGTTGCAATCAGGCATTTCTCATAGGTTATCTGGGAACCATCGTTCAGTTTCACCATGTTGCCTCTCACATCCAGATGCACTACCTGGTAtcatcagagagagagaaagagagagtgacacagatacacacacacacacacacacacacacacacagagagagagagagagagagagagagagagagagagagagagagagagagaaatgagctgGCCTGTAAAAGAGACATTGTTATTGCGTTTTAAAGAACACAGAATGGGCGGATTTGAGTGTGTATTTACTGTACTGTGTAAGCCTCCCCAGTATctaattccaaaacattttcatttcctCAGAAAGAAACGGGGCTGTACCCAGGAGCAAgccactccctccttcccccagcccctggGCCCCAGTTTTAAAGAGTCATCTGCTAGGGGCGTGCTTTGGACACAAATTCCCCCCTCTTCACCAAAGGCCTTGGAACCTGGCTCAGACTTTTGCTCTGAGCCACATCCAGAATACCTAATGCCCTTACGTTCGACATCTAAAACCTCAACCACCCCACTCTTGGATTACGGCTTTCTATACTTCCAACTTGCTCTCGGCTCTTCAGCCACTGGCTGCTTGCTCCTTCTAATGAATCTAGGTCAACGGTCCAACGGCAGCACATCCACATGATCCCTTATCAGCACCCTTAGTTCCCTTGTACTCTACTCCTCCGTGTGGCAGGGAACTTCGGCTTTGGAGCCAGAGAGACCACAGTTCCAGCTTTTGTTCCATTAGGAACAAAAAGGATTAGCTCGGAAACCATTCAAGAAAAATTGATTACACCTACTGTTTGCcaacccaactcacagtgaccctataggacagaacagaactactccatagggtttctgaggctatacatctttatacaATCAGACTGTCTCATCCTTCTCTCTTGGAGATGGTGGGGGCCAGGCGGGTGTTTTGAAACCACTAACACCTTTCAGTTGCACTGAGCACTTtcatcacagcaccaccagggctccttcaaccaACTTGATGGTCGTAAATCTGGTCTGGGTACTGCATGCCCAGTGCCATATTAAGTGGAGGAGAGACACTGGTGACAGAGACAGGTGATTTCCTCGAGGAGGACCAAGAAGAGTCCAGGCAGATGATTTAACAAGCCCTAaccaagagtcctggtggcacagtggaaaaGCACTCGGCTGTTACCTGCAAGGTCCcccgtttgaacccaccagccgctccatggaagaACAGTGTGTGTCAGTATGCTTTTGTATCCACGACAGCCtcgcagggtcactgtgcgttggaAGCGACCCGGTGGCAGACAGTAATACCAAGTGCTGAGCATATTCAGAAAGGCAATGATGGGACCACACAAGGTCCTAAGATAGGTGTGCACCAAGGACAATGGAGGTTGGCTGGCAGACTTGCTTTTTCAGCCTCTTTGGCTTTGTCCTTGGCCAGCACCCGTTCCTCACCAGCTGCACCCCACTCATGCTTAAGAGAACCTCCCTGAAGACAAGGGAGGAGGCCAAGAGTTCAGTCTTCCTCAGTTTTCTACAGGGGCTCGCAGCCCTCctcccaacccccctcccccaacttcaGGGCCATCCATGtttcctttgcctttctcccAGCTTCTGCTTCCGCCCTCCCTCTGTCCTAATCTAGAAGTTCCACCGCTGATTCTACTTCCCTTCCAACCACTAGCCTCTTTTCTCACAGAAACGCTTGGAAAGAGCAGTTCCTTCTTACTCTCTCATTTTATAATGACATCTAAGCCATTGAGGCTGGCATGCCACGTGGCCAGCCTTTTCTTTGCAGGCTCCTCTGCCACAGAACTCTGGAGCAGGCCCTCCTTGAAACACTGGGGATGACTGGCTTCCGGCAACACCATCCCACCCTGGTGAGGCTCAGATTTCCCTGGATTGTTTCCCTTGTACCCTCTGAGGGATCTTTGTCTTAAACCTCCCTCCTACAAGTTGGGGCTCCCCAAGGTTGCACCCTAGCCTTACCCCTCCTGTCACAAGACACATTCGCCCTAAGCGACTGCATCCACTCTCCCAGTTTCAATTCCTACTACTGTTCACATGCAGGACATTTCCCAAGCGTTCCTTCTAGCCCAGAGGAGTTCTGTGGGTGCAAAGTAAAGCTCTTGGCTGGTAACCAAAGGCcataagttcaaatccaccagtaacTCTGGGGGACCAAAGACCTGGCAGTTGGCTCTCAAAAAATGACAGATGAAGAAAATCGAcgggcagccctgctctgtcctacCAGGGCATTGTGGGGGGCAGAGCCACTTGATGGGACACAACCACATCCTCCATTCCAGAACCTTCCCTGGACGTGGCAGCTACAGAGCCACAAATCTTTAGGACATATCTCCATGTCCACATAATCGTCCCATGTGGAATTTTTAGCTTCCTTCTTTAATACCATCCTTGCCACCCACTTCTTCCTCATCTTTcaccttcactcactcactcactcaaactcATCCCAATGAGACAAGCCTGCCTCAACGCAGAGATGCCATCATGAAGGGCTTAAGCTCCGGACTCCACATGTATGGGATCCAATTCTGAAGTTAGTCAGCCCTGGGTGTAACTACTTATTTGCTGTGTGATCCTGGCCAGGTGATATGTATTAGCTCTTTTCCATCCGCCTTTCATGTTTACCCAACGGGAATGTTATAACATCGATCGACTCTGTAAGTGTGAAGCGCCCCGGTGGCACCGTGGTTTGAGCACCTGGCTGCCAACCTCTAGGCTGGCTgttagaacccaccagccaccctgcagcagaaggcctggcagtctgctttcatagatAGCCACCTTGGAAAGACTAGGGCACAGTTCTGCTTTGTTGTGTAGGGTGACAGAGTCAGAAATGATTTGACAGCAGTGGGGGTAGGTTGGTGTGCTATCAAGGGTGACTATGAGGATAAAATGAGAGGACACGTCTAAGAACCATGTAGGCTGGATAACACAAGACACTGCATGTACTTTTTAGTTCTTACTTTCATAGTGTGCTCACTACTAGTACGATTCTAACTCGGACGCTCATCTTCTGCCTGGATGAGAACTCCAATCATCTTTGAAATGATTTCAGCTTTTGTCTCGCTGAAATCCAACCTCCTCACAGCAATAACCCAgttctgttgagtcaattccgactcagaacAGCCCTGCAGAACAGAACAGACCAAAAAAATCAggttcaatgccatcgagtcaatgtcaacttATAGCGACCATATCTATAAaacggagtagaattgcccctgtgggtttctgagactaacttgttaaggaagcagacagcctctcatGTTTCTCCTATGGGgtggttgttggttttgaactgatgatcttgtggctagcagcccaatgcacagcccagtacaccccagggctcctcgaaCAGAATAGAATtaccccatttttctccctaagaagaaggatgaagctttctactcccacagagaatttgcctcagaaacccacagtggcagttctatgctgtcctatacatagggtcactataagttgacaatgactccatggcagcatcaatttgatggcagggagtttggtttctggATATTTCTCCCCTGGTGGCTGCTAACCATTGCCCCCACTCTCCAACTCTGCATCCCTCCACAGTTAGTAGAGTGATCATTTGCATCCGATCTGTTTTACATCCTCCCGAAAACTCAGCAGCTGCCCAATGCACGTGGCCACCCGGACTGATCTCTTGTGCTCTGTCGGTGGGCACCACATGGGCTTTGCCACCTCTCTGTACCTTTGTGTGGTTGTTTGCTGGTCATCTGCATGCTCTTCATTGCTCCCTCATTACAGCCAATGCATCCTCGGACGCTTTGCTTGTTCTATAAGACATCCTCCTCCTGGAAACCCTCGCTAGGCCACACCCTGCCAAGTTATTCAGTCCACTCCCCAGTGCAGCTCTCTCCTACCACACGCCCCCATTTTATGCTACGAGCCTCTAAAAACCTGAGCTAGTGACACTTGGGGGATACTTAACATTTGGGGGATACTTAGCATTTAACATCTCATCACCAGCCTAACTTGCCAACCTGTCTTTAATGCCCCTACTTACTGTCCGCTTACAGCGCCTCTCCAAGCCCAGTCCCTCACATGTGTGCTGCGAAACCCAGCTACCCTGGTTTGGGCTCCCTCCAGATAACCCCTCCCTCTCTTCTGGAACATTTCTATTCATTTCCAAGtactctagtccctccccttagtgaaaaaaaaaaccacccagaACAGGAGATATACTCCCTGTCTGGACACCGCAGGTGCCCTCCTATCAGCATGGCCCGTGGCTTGAGCCCTCACCTAGGTAACGACTAATAATTGTCTCAGTGAGGAGCTAGGCCTGCCTGACTTTACTGTCCCGAATAACATACATTTTGCCAAGCTCCTGTCATTCGGACCTACTGTCCGAGAAATCAGCGTGGTAACACAGCAGGGTCGGGGATGGGCACGAAAGCACACCTGGAGAGGTAACCACCTACTGAGTCCCTCTCTCGAGCAACCTGGCATTCTGGCATTGCTCCATGAGCACTCAAGAGGCTCGCACCACAGTGCATTGCCGAGCAGGGCATGCTAAGCTGTGTAGACTGGCCATAAACAACAGAGAAGCACCatacccgctgccatcaagtgctcctgtaggacagaacagagctgctccatggggcttctgAACTGGGAATCTTTGGACTGGTCACAATAAGCCGAAGAGGGCTGCTGGTAACAGCCTTTGCTGAGAAACCACACTGGCAGGGCAGATGCGAGTGGCCAAGGAAAGACAGGAGCCCGGGTCCAGGCTGCCCTGCATGCACACTCACAGTGCCGACCCCAGGAAGCTCACCACTAGCTCACCTTCTTCCCTGTGAGGACAGCCACACCACCATTCTCAATGTGAGGCAGGTCCTGAGCCGAAACATAAAAGGAAGGTGGTTGGAAGTAGATGCTGGACAGAGAGGAGGGAAAGTGGATTAGGAAGCCACCCTGCTGACCAGCTCCCCTGAGGTGGCTTCTCACAGTGAGAAGCAGGTTCGGACCCTTCCCCAAAGTGATGGCTTGAACTGGCTGATGCAGCGAGATACTGCATCAGGGATTGTCCTCCTGATCCCCAAGGGACACATGTGGCCGTTAGAATCTGGGAGCATGTTTTTCATTATAGCAATGGTGAGAGGGGTTGCCGACATTGCGTGGGTGATGGAGGGCAAGGATGCTGAACATCAGTATTCTGGCTCCTGGCCAAGCAACCCTGCCTTGAACTTCAGTCTGCTTCACAGTAAGGCCAGCCATAACCAAGGGGCTGGCATTCCCCTACCTGCCGAAGGCCTTGTCCAGGATTGGGGTTAGTCAATGGAAAAACTAGATTGACCTCCTAGAGGAGTCCGCCTCCAGTAGTCAGCATCAAGTACAGGACAGTGATTCGGGGAGGGTTAGCGGTGAGCAGTCTGCTTACAATGGGCActatgatggggtgggggggagcatggAGGATCCATCCAGTGTCAAAGAGACCACGACTGGGAAAATGACAGACGGCTTCCCGTCCCTGGTCcaacagagagaaacttcctGGCAGGATTTCTGTGCCACCTCGACGATTCTGCACGCCCAGGCTGCTCTTGGGCTATTCCAGTGACACACTGGGGCAAG
It contains:
- the AIFM1 gene encoding apoptosis-inducing factor 1, mitochondrial, with translation MFRCGGFAAGALRQKLAPLVTSGCIRSPRQKNQLPGNLFQRWHVPLELQMTRQMASSGASGGKIDNSVLVLIVGLSTIGAGVYAYKTIREDKERYSERISSLGLTPEEKKKRAAAPASAGEPTPQARPPSHVPFLLIGGGTAAFAAARSIRARDPGARVLIVSEDPELPYMRPPLSKELWFSDDPNVTKTLRFKQWNGKERSIYFQPPSFYVSAQDLPHIENGGVAVLTGKKVVHLDVRGNMVKLNDGSQITYEKCLIATGGTPRNLSAIDRAGAEVRSRTTLFRKIGDFRALEKITREVKSITIIGGGFLGSELACALGRKAQVLGTEVIQLFPEKGNMGKILPEYLSNWTMDKVRREGVQVIPNAIVQSVGVSGGKLLIKLKDGRKVETDHIVAAVGLEPNVELAKTGGLEIDSDFGGFRVNAELQARSNIWVAGDAACFYDIKLGRRRVEHHDHAVVSGRLAGENMTGAAKPYWHQSMFWSDLGPDVGYEAIGLVDSSLPTVGVFAKATAEDNPKSATEQSGTGIRSESETESEASNIVIPPSNPATPQVPTEGEDYGKGVIFYLREKVVVGIVLWNIFNRMPIARKIIKDGEQHEDLNEVAKLFNIHED